The genomic DNA GGATTTAAAAAGCTGGCTCAGAGGGTGTACTCATGCATTGAGCTCAACCCATTGACATTGATCAGACAATCGACATTCTGTGTGCGGGCTCGGAGGGTGTACTCATACATTGAGCTCAACCCACCTGAAATGATAGAGATTTCCTCCTTCCACGTTGGTAGGCGGGTCATGTACTCGAATCATTGAGGTTGACAGCAGGTGACCTCGCAGGATTTGCGATCTCTTGTGAGAGTGAATCGGAACCCTGAAGTCCCATTCAGCGATTCGAGCCTATCATCCGATCCCACGACCACACTTTCTTTCGACGATCTCTGCCAGAACACAACATCACCTGAGACATCTCCACATATTTTGATCATCGGACCTGTCCGGATACTAAGGCCAGAGATTTGGGCTTACTGCTTTTCGATGTCTGAGAATGCTTGATCTTGTTCGGACACGTCCGATCATTCCTACACAAATCTTATATACGATGTACTAATTTAGTCATCAAAGTACATTAATCTACAAAGGTGATCATGTTGAACTATCTGGCGAGGCTGATTGAGGGGCAGAATCTCACCATAGAGGAGGCAGAATCTCTCCTGGGCGCGTTCTTCGATGGCGCTACCGATGCGCAGATCGCCTCAGCTCTTACCGCTCTGAGGATGAAGGGTGAGACTGCTGAGGAGCTCGCAGGTATGGCAAAGAGGATGCGTGAGTCCGCGATCCGAATACGCCCCAGGGTCTCCGGAACGCTGGTCGATACATGCGGGACTGGTGGGGACAGCACAAACACGATAAATGTGAGCACAGCAGCCGCGATAGTTGCAGCAGCGTGCGGCGTGCCAGTCGCGAAGCACGGGAACTACGCTGTGAGCTCACGATGCGGAAGCGCCAACGTCCTCGAGGCTCTGGGTGTCAACATCTCCTGCCCTCCTGAGAGGGTGGAGAGCATCATAGAGTCTGTCGGGATCGGGTTCATGCTCGCCCCGCTCTTTCATCCGGCGATGAAGCGCGTAGCGCATATCAGAAAGGAGATGGGGATCAGGACCGTGTTCAACGTTCTTGGGCCGCTCACAAATCCGGCAGGTGCTGAGGCTCAGGTCGTGGGGGTGTACTCACCAGCACTCTGTGAGAAGATCGCAAATGTTCTGAACCTTCTCGGAACTAAACGGGCGATGGTTGTGCACGGCAGCGGTCTTGACGAGATATCAAACACAGGCAGCACCTTCGTCTCCGAGCTGTGCGATGGGGTGGTGAGAAACTACGTTGTGGATCCCCGGGATCTTGGGTATCCGCTCGCAGATCTGAATGAGATCGCTGGAGGGACTCCTGATGAGAACGCGGAGCGTCTCGTGAGGATATTGAAGGGCGAGAAGAGCAGGGCGAGGGAGCTGGTGGCGATGAACGCAGGCGCAGCAGTGTACGTCTCGGGAATCGCATCCAGCCTGAGAGAGGGGTGCGCGATCGCAGAGGGCGCCATAAGCTCCGGTAGCGCTCTGGAGACCCTGAAGACCCTGGTCGAGGAGAACGGGGATCCTGGAAGGCTCAGGAGATTCCTGTGATCCATGCAAAACAACTTCCCGGTGATATCCAATGACCAGGGTCAAGATCTGCGGTCTGATGGATGAATACGAGCTCGAGTGCGCGCTGAAAGCAGGCGCGGACGCTCTTGGATTCGTAGTGGAGATAGAGCGCTCTAGGCATCGCCTCTCTCTGGATGAGGCAAGAAACCTGATCGGAATGGTCCCGCCGTTCACCACAAGCGTCGCCGTTGTGGAGCCGGCTGGTGTGGATGATGCGGTCCGGCTCGCAGACTATCTTCAGAGCGACGCGCTTCAGATCCACGGGGATCTCTCTCCTGAGGAGATAGAAGAGATCAAAAGACGCGTTCCACAGAGGATCATTGTCGCAGTGCCTCCCGGATCTGATAGGGCTGTTGAGGTGAGCAGGATCGCCGATGCTGTTCTCGTCGACACACCAGTCTCTGGAGGCCTTGGAGGATCCGGAAGGACGCACGACTGGTCTGTGACAGCCAGGATGAGATCGACGCTCCACGCTCCGCTGATACTCGCAGGTGGTCTGCGTCCAGAGAATGTCATGGATGCGATCAATGTGGTGAAACCGTATGCTGTCGATGTCTCCAGCGGCGTAGAGACGAATGGAAGGAAGGATCCGGTGAAGGCCGAGGAGTTCGTGAGGAGGGTGAGATCCTGCCAGTGACATATCCAGTCCTAATAGACGTCACAGACAAGATCAGCGTGGATGCGCCGCTATCGCTCTACCTCTCCCTGAGAGGTAGACGCTATCCATACCTCCTGGAGTCTGTGGAGAAATCGGGCCAGAGGGCCAGGTTCTCGTTCGTCGGCGCAGACCCCTCAGCGGTTGTGAGATTGAAGAACCGGGAGATAGAGGTAGAGGTATTCAACGGCGGGGAGGAGTTCCTGAGCCGGAGGCTCTCGCGGTGCGCGGAGATCGAGGAGTTCAGCCACGGAATAAAAGGAAGGCTGCTTCCGGAGTTCGATATGTTTGACGCCCTCAGAGCCGCGATACCATGCCCGAGATCCGATGAGAGGAACTTCTTCGGCAGACAGATCTTCCTTGGAGGCGGCATCGGGTACATCGCATATGATATGGTCAAGGAACGGCTCGGAAAGGTCTCGACCTCAGAAACTCCTGATGCACAGTTCGCAATAGTCGAGAGCACATTCATCTTCGATCACCTCATGAGACGGGTCTACTTCGCTGTAGTCCCGATGCTCCCCGGGGCGAAGACAGATCTGATCGAGAGGGTCGAGGGCGTGGACGATTACCCTGAAAACTCCGAGCTCCGCGGGAGGGTCGTGCGATGCGGAGATCCTGAGGAGTACATGGAGGCTGTCGTTGCTGCAAAGAGGCACATAATCGATGGAGACATATTCCAGGTGGTGCTCGCCAGATCCACAGACGTAGAATGCAGTGATACCATAGCGCTCTACAGAAACCTCCGGAGGATCAATCCTAGCCCGTATACATACCTCTTCGAGTTCGGGGGTCTCTCAATAGTGGGCGCATCTCCTGAGACGCTCTTCAACACCTACGCCGGAATACTCAAAGTCAATCCGATTGCTGGGACTTGTCCGCGGGGGAGAACCCCTGAGGAGGATGAGGCCCTGGCCAGGGCGATGCTGAACGACGAGAAGGAGAGGGCCGAGCATGTGATGCTCGTGGATCTCGGAAGGAACGACGTGAGGAGCGTCTGCAGGGCGGGAAGTGTGAAGGTCGAGGACTTCATGTCGGTTCTGAGATACTCTCACGTCCAGCACATAGAGACCACGGTCTCGGGCGTGCTGAGGGAGGAGTGCGATCAGTTCGATGCCGCACGCGCGATCTTTCCCGCAGGAACTCTGTCAGGCGCGCCGAAGATGAGAGCGATGGAGATCATCGATGAGCTCGAGAAAGAGCCCAGGGGGATATACGGAGGAGGCATAGGATACTTCTCAGCTGATGGTAGTGCGGACTTCGCGATAGCGATCAGGAGTATCATTCTGAAGGATAATATCGCAAGGGTGCAGGCTGGAGCTGGAATAGTTGCGGACTCTGACCCTGAGAGGGAGCTGGCCGAGACCGAGAGGAAGATGGGCGCGATGAAGCGTGCTCTGGGGGTGATCGATTGAACCGAACAATACTATTCATAGATAATCAGGACTCCTTCGTATGGAATCTGGTGGATTATGTATCGCAGCTCCACCCTGATACGCTGGTCGTCCCAAACCGAATATCTCTGAGGGAGGTTCGAGATATAAACCCGGCAGGCATCGTGATATCTCCTGGCCCGGGGCATCCGGCGAACCCCAGGGATATAGGGAGCTGCATCGAGATAATAAGATCGTTCGGCAGAGCGGGCGTGCCGATACTTGGCATCTGTTTAGGCCATCAGGCGATCAACATCGCGTTTGGAGGGAGCATCACCCACACGAATCCTTTACATGGGAAGGTATCTAAAATAATGCATGATGGTCTGGGCGTGTTCAGGGGCATCGAGTCCCCGCTGATCGGAGGGAGGTATCATTCTCTCGCGGTGAAGACACTGGCGCCTGATCTCCTGATATCTGCGATGAGCGATGATGGCGTGGTGATGGGAATAAGACACAGGGACCTGAGCATAGAGGGTCTCCAGTTCCATCCGGAGTCTGTTCTCACGCCATGCGGTATGAAGATCGTATCGAACTGGGTGGAGATGGTTGAGGATGCATCCTCTCATAGAGGGAATACTGAGCGCTACAGAGCTGCGGATGGCCGGAGCGAAACAGTCGTTTGATCACCTGAAATCCAGAGATCTCGTGGGCTCCGCGATCTCGGCGAGGCGCAGAGGCCTGATACCGGTGATAGCCGAGATAAAGCCGCGGGCGATATCCAGGCCATTGAGGGCAGGCGAGGCCGGGGAGATAGCGAGATTTTATGAGAGCAGGGGCGCCTGCGGCATCTCCGTTCTCACAGAGCCCACATACTTCCTCGGCTCGATCTCATCTCTGGAGGAGGCGAGGAGATCGACATCCCTGCCGGTTCTCAGAAAGGACTTCATCATTAACAGAAAACAGATTCGCGAAGCCCGGGCGGATCTAGTGCTCCTGATCGTATCAATAGCAGATATCGAGGATCTCATAGAGGATGTCAGGGCGGCTGGAATGGAGCCTCTTGTCGAGGTTCACGATGAGCATGAGCTTGATAGAGCCGCAAATGCTGGCGCCACGATAGTTGGAATAAACAACAGGGATCTCATAACTCTGGAGGTGGATCTGGGAAGGTTCGAGGCTCTCGGTCCGATCGCAAGAGATATCGGTCTGTTCACAGTCGCCGAGAGTGGAGTTAGCTCGCGAGAGGAGGCGCTGAGAATGATGAATGCAGGCGCTGATGCGTTACTCATCGGGAACTCGATAATGAAAAACCCCGCGCTGCTGGGAGAGATAACTGGGGTGGATATCAAGGCCACGTAGGGTTAAGATGTCATGTCTGGCGCATCCCCGTGGTCTGGTGAGCCTGGAAGAAGCTATTGCCGCCGTGTGGAGCGCCTCAAGTTCCAGATGTGACCTTACGACCAAGTGTTTTTTCCCGGCGGAGCGTTTCTGCGAAATCCACGCACCAGCCAAAGGGTTTTTAAGCGCAGCTGGAGCGTAGTGAGAGGCCATGCGGAGCTCCCCCAGACTTGTGATAGTTGGTGGTGGGATAGCTGGAGCGGAGCTCATCAGGCTGCTCTCAAATACAGAGATCGAGATATCGCTCATAGAGCCAAAACATCAGATCGAGTGCCAGGCTCTCTACCCCGACTACCTCGCAGGCCTGGTCGGCATCGATGATATGATCGCCCCGCT from Methanothrix thermoacetophila PT includes the following:
- the trpD gene encoding anthranilate phosphoribosyltransferase; this encodes MLNYLARLIEGQNLTIEEAESLLGAFFDGATDAQIASALTALRMKGETAEELAGMAKRMRESAIRIRPRVSGTLVDTCGTGGDSTNTINVSTAAAIVAAACGVPVAKHGNYAVSSRCGSANVLEALGVNISCPPERVESIIESVGIGFMLAPLFHPAMKRVAHIRKEMGIRTVFNVLGPLTNPAGAEAQVVGVYSPALCEKIANVLNLLGTKRAMVVHGSGLDEISNTGSTFVSELCDGVVRNYVVDPRDLGYPLADLNEIAGGTPDENAERLVRILKGEKSRARELVAMNAGAAVYVSGIASSLREGCAIAEGAISSGSALETLKTLVEENGDPGRLRRFL
- a CDS encoding indole-3-glycerol-phosphate synthase yields the protein MHPLIEGILSATELRMAGAKQSFDHLKSRDLVGSAISARRRGLIPVIAEIKPRAISRPLRAGEAGEIARFYESRGACGISVLTEPTYFLGSISSLEEARRSTSLPVLRKDFIINRKQIREARADLVLLIVSIADIEDLIEDVRAAGMEPLVEVHDEHELDRAANAGATIVGINNRDLITLEVDLGRFEALGPIARDIGLFTVAESGVSSREEALRMMNAGADALLIGNSIMKNPALLGEITGVDIKAT
- the trpE gene encoding anthranilate synthase component I, with product MTYPVLIDVTDKISVDAPLSLYLSLRGRRYPYLLESVEKSGQRARFSFVGADPSAVVRLKNREIEVEVFNGGEEFLSRRLSRCAEIEEFSHGIKGRLLPEFDMFDALRAAIPCPRSDERNFFGRQIFLGGGIGYIAYDMVKERLGKVSTSETPDAQFAIVESTFIFDHLMRRVYFAVVPMLPGAKTDLIERVEGVDDYPENSELRGRVVRCGDPEEYMEAVVAAKRHIIDGDIFQVVLARSTDVECSDTIALYRNLRRINPSPYTYLFEFGGLSIVGASPETLFNTYAGILKVNPIAGTCPRGRTPEEDEALARAMLNDEKERAEHVMLVDLGRNDVRSVCRAGSVKVEDFMSVLRYSHVQHIETTVSGVLREECDQFDAARAIFPAGTLSGAPKMRAMEIIDELEKEPRGIYGGGIGYFSADGSADFAIAIRSIILKDNIARVQAGAGIVADSDPERELAETERKMGAMKRALGVID
- a CDS encoding anthranilate synthase component II produces the protein MNRTILFIDNQDSFVWNLVDYVSQLHPDTLVVPNRISLREVRDINPAGIVISPGPGHPANPRDIGSCIEIIRSFGRAGVPILGICLGHQAINIAFGGSITHTNPLHGKVSKIMHDGLGVFRGIESPLIGGRYHSLAVKTLAPDLLISAMSDDGVVMGIRHRDLSIEGLQFHPESVLTPCGMKIVSNWVEMVEDASSHRGNTERYRAADGRSETVV
- a CDS encoding phosphoribosylanthranilate isomerase encodes the protein MTRVKICGLMDEYELECALKAGADALGFVVEIERSRHRLSLDEARNLIGMVPPFTTSVAVVEPAGVDDAVRLADYLQSDALQIHGDLSPEEIEEIKRRVPQRIIVAVPPGSDRAVEVSRIADAVLVDTPVSGGLGGSGRTHDWSVTARMRSTLHAPLILAGGLRPENVMDAINVVKPYAVDVSSGVETNGRKDPVKAEEFVRRVRSCQ